In Cervus elaphus chromosome 5, mCerEla1.1, whole genome shotgun sequence, the following proteins share a genomic window:
- the TMEM92 gene encoding transmembrane protein 92 isoform X3: MSNFSPMAAATCGLFFTCPKGFKCCGSSCCQEYQLEQFKFFSGPLRIFVIIFLIIIPLLCICGLAKHLYLNCRKSEQEAPTAPLEQPPIAPVERVTAPISEPPPPYSEIILKPVLGLPPLEPPPPYSFRPEEYAGLRRGMDNSTF; the protein is encoded by the exons GCTGCAGCCACGTGTGGTCTCTTCTT cacCTGCCCTAAGGGATTCAAATGCTGTGGGAGCAGCTGTTGCCAAGAGTACCAGCTGGAGCAGTTCAAGTTCTTCTCCGGCCCCTTAAG GATTTTTGTCATCATCTTCCTGATCATCATACCCCTCTTGTGCATCTGCGGCCTGGCTAAGCACTTGTATCTCAACTGCAGAAAGTCAGAGCAGGAGGCCCCAACAGCCCCCCTGGAACAGCCCCCCATTGCTCCTGTAGAGAGGGTCACAGCACCCATTTCTGAGCCCCCACCCCCCTACAGTGAG ATAATTCTGAAGCCTGTCCTGGGTCTGCCTCCCTTGGAGCCGCCCCCACCCTACAGCTTCAGGCCTGAGGAATATGCCGGGCTACGCAGAGGCATGGACAACTCCACCTTCTGA
- the TMEM92 gene encoding transmembrane protein 92 isoform X2: MSDTWVASLLLLGLLASLQQAAATCGLFFTCPKGFKCCGSSCCQEYQLEQFKFFSGPLRIFVIIFLIIIPLLCICGLAKHLYLNCRKSEQEAPTAPLEQPPIAPVERVTAPISEPPPPYSEIILKPVLGLPPLEPPPPYSFRPEEYAGLRRGMDNSTF; the protein is encoded by the exons ATGTCTGACACCTGGGTCGCCAGCCTCTTGCTGCTTGGCCTGCTGGCCAGCCTCCAACAG GCTGCAGCCACGTGTGGTCTCTTCTT cacCTGCCCTAAGGGATTCAAATGCTGTGGGAGCAGCTGTTGCCAAGAGTACCAGCTGGAGCAGTTCAAGTTCTTCTCCGGCCCCTTAAG GATTTTTGTCATCATCTTCCTGATCATCATACCCCTCTTGTGCATCTGCGGCCTGGCTAAGCACTTGTATCTCAACTGCAGAAAGTCAGAGCAGGAGGCCCCAACAGCCCCCCTGGAACAGCCCCCCATTGCTCCTGTAGAGAGGGTCACAGCACCCATTTCTGAGCCCCCACCCCCCTACAGTGAG ATAATTCTGAAGCCTGTCCTGGGTCTGCCTCCCTTGGAGCCGCCCCCACCCTACAGCTTCAGGCCTGAGGAATATGCCGGGCTACGCAGAGGCATGGACAACTCCACCTTCTGA
- the TMEM92 gene encoding transmembrane protein 92 isoform X1, producing MRSMLDVDRSYAEKVSTVRGKEVLCKVLILWGCEVPGYLGGNPGPQFMTQTFASSLPQAAATCGLFFTCPKGFKCCGSSCCQEYQLEQFKFFSGPLRIFVIIFLIIIPLLCICGLAKHLYLNCRKSEQEAPTAPLEQPPIAPVERVTAPISEPPPPYSEIILKPVLGLPPLEPPPPYSFRPEEYAGLRRGMDNSTF from the exons ATGCGTAGTATGTTAGATGTTGACAGGAGCTATGCCGAGAAAGTAAGCACAGTTAGGGGAAAAGAAGTGCTTTGT AAAGTGCTGATCCTCTGGGGCTGTGAGGTACCTGGGTATCTGGGTGGAAACCCCGGCCCCCAGTTTATGACCCAAACCTTTGCCTCTTCTCTTCCACAGGCTGCAGCCACGTGTGGTCTCTTCTT cacCTGCCCTAAGGGATTCAAATGCTGTGGGAGCAGCTGTTGCCAAGAGTACCAGCTGGAGCAGTTCAAGTTCTTCTCCGGCCCCTTAAG GATTTTTGTCATCATCTTCCTGATCATCATACCCCTCTTGTGCATCTGCGGCCTGGCTAAGCACTTGTATCTCAACTGCAGAAAGTCAGAGCAGGAGGCCCCAACAGCCCCCCTGGAACAGCCCCCCATTGCTCCTGTAGAGAGGGTCACAGCACCCATTTCTGAGCCCCCACCCCCCTACAGTGAG ATAATTCTGAAGCCTGTCCTGGGTCTGCCTCCCTTGGAGCCGCCCCCACCCTACAGCTTCAGGCCTGAGGAATATGCCGGGCTACGCAGAGGCATGGACAACTCCACCTTCTGA